A single Pseudomonadota bacterium DNA region contains:
- a CDS encoding ClpP-like prohead protease/major capsid protein fusion protein translates to MTVDRQTLRHRLEQGDKRRAKAELYEAARDDRRRRTPRIRLGPNRSQRRSRAFIRERARELEANYDVASTILDMVVSHVVGPDGVQVYPMVRLQDGSDATALNQFLYELLMQHGEQVEITGRLDRGMMHSLAARSWLRDGEIFGRLLQGRRPGLHRSRDMALPLSVQLLEAEYCPENLFTQDAPDGIITNDWGRPVAFRIYRQHPNDWLGTQTLLRETIEVPASQMLHVAHMQRVGQLRGMSVFANCMNRLQDLREGEQYELIAFKMAAAIVLSIDRDLGLEAGDQGDARPAEFLFEEGMLFDKLAPGEKLNLHENPRPNNNFQQWRRENIRAASGGAKAPYSPAANDYEGSYSSRRMEQAVHHRVFERLTSDFSCGFVKPLHRAQIRAALVYSLIPPELLRGVDMSTMEDALFVGPGQVYVDYQREIAGEMASIEGGLESLTEVQMRRGRNPHRTQRLRQIEQQRGTDRGESETDASQARRAALVRLNRMNKEDDMDIDAVAMAKPKWLAEYDKLEREHLSKHFEQHATEEWFALRVEEGDKRVCHIDVFGVIGWNITADEFGERLDELGEVDEIALRINSPGGYVSDGIAMFNLIRQHKATVSVNIVGMAASMASVIAMVADEGQLGIAEGAQIMIHNAWSWAVGDHRDLRRTANVIEKMTNAIARIYQRRSGRDLAAIRDMMDDETWLFDEEAVTSGFADFTVEAETEELEAAAALRAKHFESGARRHPTKTGERNMPPNKQKGAAAASDSPSTTENTNSAPVVNEQDTPTSEPAALTMADFQKAENARREQINTLARALPDTVEAQALVTEMLNDATCTADQAKDRIIAFSTTYNSVETVNSTNRVDAGEDQSDKFRKGAAQAILAKSKVTEVYGTDDKRHIAVDRTSEFTSMGLKEMAKMSLRNAGIPVVGNPMTVIGRAFADTDDFPEILRDAANKSMLVGWDVHPETYQLWTRSMSASDFKRQHMVGAGQLPSLRRLLPNGEYRTVQMDDRGQSAQLETFGEIVPVTRQTIINDDLGAFTETPMKLARAARQLVGDLVYAVLMGNPNMDEDGLPIFDAAHNNVQTAAIPSIDSVSAMRNAMALQTSVGGYARTGARLAFLIGPYALHDRMWELVNSTADPKRAGAGGVDISNSGTANVHRGQFDVITDHRFDSMPTEWYGATSQGTDTVAVITLDGNDEPFLDEEVAFHVDGVTFKVRHDVDAVQLDHRGLQYNPGQ, encoded by the coding sequence GTGACCGTGGATCGTCAAACGCTGCGCCATCGACTAGAGCAGGGCGACAAGCGCCGGGCGAAAGCGGAGCTCTACGAGGCCGCACGTGATGATCGTCGCCGTCGAACCCCGCGCATTCGGCTCGGCCCCAACAGGTCGCAGCGAAGGTCCCGTGCCTTCATCCGTGAGCGTGCCCGCGAGCTGGAAGCCAACTACGACGTCGCGAGCACCATCCTGGACATGGTCGTGTCGCACGTAGTCGGCCCCGACGGTGTGCAGGTGTACCCCATGGTGCGCCTGCAGGACGGCTCAGACGCGACCGCACTGAATCAGTTCCTCTACGAGCTGCTCATGCAGCACGGGGAGCAAGTAGAGATCACGGGGCGCCTCGACCGCGGCATGATGCACTCGCTTGCTGCCCGTTCTTGGCTGCGAGACGGCGAGATCTTCGGCCGACTCCTGCAGGGGCGCCGCCCAGGCCTTCATCGTTCCCGCGACATGGCCTTGCCGTTGTCGGTTCAACTCCTCGAGGCCGAGTACTGCCCAGAGAATCTGTTCACGCAAGACGCGCCGGACGGGATCATCACCAACGACTGGGGTCGTCCGGTGGCGTTCAGGATCTACCGCCAGCACCCCAACGACTGGCTCGGTACCCAGACGCTCCTGCGCGAGACGATCGAGGTCCCTGCATCGCAGATGCTGCACGTGGCGCACATGCAGCGAGTGGGGCAGCTGCGCGGGATGTCCGTGTTCGCCAATTGCATGAATCGGCTGCAAGACCTTCGAGAGGGTGAACAGTACGAATTGATCGCCTTCAAGATGGCGGCGGCCATCGTGCTTTCGATTGATCGTGATCTTGGTCTCGAAGCAGGTGATCAAGGTGACGCGCGACCGGCTGAATTCCTGTTCGAAGAGGGCATGCTCTTCGACAAGCTGGCGCCGGGCGAGAAGCTAAACCTGCATGAGAACCCGCGCCCTAACAACAACTTCCAGCAGTGGCGTCGGGAGAACATCCGCGCTGCATCTGGTGGTGCCAAGGCTCCCTATAGCCCAGCGGCCAACGACTACGAAGGTAGCTACTCAAGCCGACGCATGGAGCAGGCCGTGCACCACCGCGTGTTCGAACGCCTGACTTCGGATTTCTCGTGTGGATTTGTGAAGCCGCTCCACCGGGCACAGATCCGCGCAGCGCTGGTGTACAGCCTGATTCCTCCCGAGCTCCTCAGGGGTGTCGACATGAGCACGATGGAGGATGCGTTGTTCGTCGGTCCCGGTCAGGTGTACGTCGACTATCAGCGAGAGATTGCCGGGGAGATGGCCTCGATCGAAGGCGGCCTCGAGTCTCTCACCGAGGTCCAGATGCGGCGGGGTCGGAATCCTCACCGCACGCAGCGGCTGCGGCAGATCGAGCAGCAGAGGGGCACCGATCGAGGAGAGAGCGAAACCGATGCCTCGCAGGCTCGACGGGCGGCGCTGGTTCGCCTCAACAGAATGAACAAGGAGGACGACATGGATATCGATGCCGTGGCGATGGCAAAGCCGAAGTGGCTGGCCGAGTACGACAAGCTCGAGCGAGAGCATCTGTCCAAGCACTTCGAGCAGCACGCCACGGAGGAGTGGTTCGCGCTCCGCGTCGAGGAGGGCGACAAGCGCGTCTGTCACATCGATGTGTTCGGCGTCATCGGCTGGAACATCACCGCCGATGAGTTCGGTGAGCGCCTAGACGAGCTCGGCGAAGTGGACGAGATCGCGCTGCGAATCAACTCGCCCGGTGGCTACGTCTCCGATGGCATCGCCATGTTCAACCTGATCCGCCAGCACAAGGCCACGGTGTCCGTGAACATCGTCGGTATGGCCGCCAGCATGGCAAGTGTGATTGCGATGGTCGCGGACGAGGGGCAGCTCGGTATCGCCGAAGGCGCTCAGATCATGATTCACAACGCGTGGAGTTGGGCCGTCGGTGACCATAGAGATCTACGCCGCACGGCCAACGTCATCGAGAAGATGACCAACGCGATCGCGCGGATCTACCAGCGCCGTTCGGGCCGCGACCTGGCAGCCATCCGCGACATGATGGATGACGAGACATGGCTCTTCGACGAGGAGGCGGTCACATCCGGATTCGCCGACTTCACTGTCGAGGCCGAAACCGAAGAACTCGAAGCCGCCGCAGCACTACGTGCCAAGCACTTCGAATCCGGCGCAAGACGCCATCCCACGAAGACAGGAGAGAGGAACATGCCCCCTAACAAGCAGAAGGGTGCGGCGGCAGCTTCGGATTCGCCGTCTACAACGGAGAACACCAACTCCGCGCCGGTCGTCAACGAGCAGGACACTCCGACGAGTGAACCCGCTGCGCTCACCATGGCGGACTTCCAGAAGGCGGAGAACGCTCGCCGAGAGCAGATCAACACGCTCGCGCGCGCGCTCCCCGACACCGTCGAAGCTCAAGCGCTTGTGACAGAGATGCTGAACGACGCGACCTGCACGGCCGATCAGGCGAAGGATCGCATCATCGCCTTCAGCACGACCTACAACAGCGTGGAAACGGTGAACTCCACCAATCGCGTCGACGCCGGCGAGGACCAGAGCGACAAGTTCCGAAAGGGCGCGGCTCAGGCGATTCTGGCGAAGTCGAAGGTGACTGAAGTCTACGGCACCGACGACAAGCGGCACATAGCTGTGGACCGCACCAGTGAGTTCACGAGCATGGGGCTCAAGGAGATGGCGAAGATGTCCTTGCGCAACGCAGGGATTCCGGTCGTGGGTAATCCCATGACCGTGATTGGCCGCGCGTTCGCCGACACGGACGATTTCCCGGAGATTCTCCGTGATGCTGCCAACAAGTCGATGCTCGTCGGCTGGGATGTTCACCCCGAGACCTACCAGTTGTGGACGCGCTCGATGTCCGCATCGGACTTCAAGCGCCAGCACATGGTAGGCGCCGGTCAACTCCCGAGTCTGCGCCGCCTGCTTCCGAACGGTGAGTACCGTACGGTCCAGATGGACGACCGCGGTCAGAGTGCTCAGCTGGAGACCTTCGGCGAGATCGTGCCGGTGACTCGCCAGACCATCATCAATGACGACCTGGGTGCATTCACGGAGACCCCGATGAAACTGGCGCGAGCCGCGCGTCAGCTCGTGGGCGACCTGGTGTACGCGGTGCTCATGGGTAATCCGAACATGGACGAGGATGGGTTGCCGATCTTCGACGCGGCCCACAACAACGTGCAGACGGCCGCTATTCCCAGCATCGATTCCGTTTCCGCGATGCGCAACGCCATGGCCCTGCAGACCTCGGTTGGCGGCTACGCCCGGACCGGTGCGCGGTTGGCCTTCCTCATTGGCCCCTACGCTCTGCACGACCGTATGTGGGAGCTCGTGAACAGCACGGCCGACCCCAAGCGGGCGGGCGCCGGGGGTGTCGATATCTCGAACTCCGGCACCGCGAACGTGCACCGTGGCCAGTTCGACGTGATCACCGATCACCGCTTCGACTCGATGCCGACGGAGTGGTACGGCGCGACCTCGCAGGGCACGGACACCGTGGCCGTCATCACCCTGGATGGCAACGACGAGCCGTTCCTGGATGAGGAGGTTGCCTTCCACGTGGACGGAGTGACCTTCAAGGTCCGTCACGACGTGGACGCCGTGCAGCTCGATCATCGC